From one Trifolium pratense cultivar HEN17-A07 linkage group LG1, ARS_RC_1.1, whole genome shotgun sequence genomic stretch:
- the LOC123894544 gene encoding uncharacterized protein LOC123894544, with amino-acid sequence MPSTRSRGERLVQLVSEPERLLRRRNLENQLEIPLPDLVMAEAQQERPLRSYAIPSQEEPHNSIAAPAIEANNFELKPSLLSAVQQNQFSGNPTDDPNLHLSIFLQYADTVKANGVCPEAIRLRLFPFSLRDKVRAWLQSLPSNSVATWNELKKVFLARYFPPSKTAMLRAQINGFRQRDNESLFEAWERYKEMISICPHHGLENWLIIHTFYNGLLYNTRMTIDAAAGGALMDKPYNQAYQLIESMDQNHYQWGNERTTVEKPQTKGGMYEISNMDHINAKLDALTQKIESLTNAPKATVAATIQNCELCGAQGHTIAECRLLTEAPTDQVNYTQGNSYNQNQRNHPYLSYNSNNALYALGQAPTPSPPGFQKPAQNVPMKSNLELMMENFIAVQTQTNKEVLNQNIHTSEQIKQLTSRLDVLTTHNKMLETQIAQVAQQQASTSAPAGIFPGQPQPNPRGHVNAVILRSGTQYDGPADPRTKNPAMQPNSDKTTEKERQFKKFVELLQKLNITIPFTEAITQMPSYAKFLKDILTNKKKIEEEETVMLTAECSSILQNNMPPKLKDPGSFSIPCVIGKHVIDRALCDLGASISLMPMPIYEKLKLGELRPTKMSIQFADRSVKYPLGILENVPVRIGQFFIPTDFIVMDIREDSNTPIILGRPFLATAGAIIDVKKGKLTFEVGEEKVEFILTQFMNASAIEDSCYMLDVVKECGKEMEKDKTKNSEILKTLIPPTHKNGNDDLAKCLKKSSCYRLDIAESNVDNTPFKRAPPDILKAHPESNIFQNKTSPFASKKKKRKRKTPMRWFDMFKWRPKDVGHNFKNVSLEEAPY; translated from the exons ATGCCAAGCACTCGCTCTAGAGGCGAAAGATTGGTGCAACTAGTTAGCGAACCCGAACGTCTTTTAAGACGtagaaatttagaaaatcaaTTAGAGATTCCTCTTCCCGATTTAGTTATGGCTGAAGCCCAACAAGAACGACCACTAAGGTCCTACGCTATTCCTTCGCAAGAAGAACCGCACAATAGCATCGCTGCCCCCGCTATTGAAGCAAATAACTTTGAGCTTAAACCTTCATTGTTGTCGGCCGtacaacaaaaccaattctccGGAAACCCCACGGACGACCCCAATTTACATTTGTCCATATTCTTGCAATACGCAGATACCGTGAAGGCAAATGGTGTTTGTCCCGAAGCTATAAGACTTCGCTTATTCCCATTCTCGTTAAGAGATAAAGTTAGAGCCTGGCTCCAGTCCCTACCATCCAACTCAGTCGCAACATGGAACGAGTTGAAGAAAGTCTTTTTAGCGAGATATTTTCCGCCTAGCAAAACTGCTATGCTAAGAGCCCAAATCAATGGATTTAGACAAAGAGACAACGAATCTCTTTTCGAAGCATGGGAAAGATACAAAGAAATGATTAGTATATGTCCTCATCATGGGCTCGAAAATTGGCTAATTATCCACACCTTTTACAATGGTCTCTTGTATAATACAAGAATGACAATAGACGCCGCAGCTGGTGGCGCACTTATGGATAAACCATACAACCAAGCCTATCAGCTTATCGAGAGCATGGATCAGAACCATTATCAGTGGGGAAACGAGAGAACAACAGTAGAGAAACCTCAAACGAAAGGTGGAATGTACGAAATCAGCAACATGGACCACATCAACGCCAAGTTAGATGCCTTAACTCAAAAGATAGAGAGTCTAACCAACGCACCCAAAGCCACCGTGGCTGCAACAATACAAAATTGTGAGTTGTGCGGAGCTCAAGGTCATACTATCGCTGAATGTCGACTTCTAACCGAAGCTCCCACCGACCAAGTGAATTACACTCAAGGGAACTCTTACAACCAAAACCAGAGAAATCACCCGTACCTTTCGTACAATAGCAACAACGCTTTATATGCACTTGGCCAAGCACCTACTCCTTCGCCACCAGGATTCCAAAAACCTGCTCAAAATGTTCCTATGAAGTCAAACCTTGAATTGATGATGGAGAACTTCATAGCCGTACAAACTCAAACTAACAAGGAAGTCCTAAATCAAAACATACACACTAGTGAGCAAATTAAGCAATTAACAAGCAGGCTAGATGTCTTGACCACTCACAATAAGATGTTAGAGACACAAATTGCACAAGTGGCTCAACAACAAGCATCTACCTCTGCTCCTGCAGGCATATTTCCTGGCCAGCCTCAGCCAAACCCTAGGGGACATGTGAATGCTGTTATATTACGAAGTGGGACACAATACGATGGACCAGCTGATCCTAGAACTAAAAATCCTGCCATGCAACCCAATTCCGATAAGACAACCGAGAAGGAGA GGCAGTTTAAGAAATTTGTAGAGCttctacaaaaactaaacatcacAATACCTTTTACGGAAGCTATCACACAAATGCCCTCGTACGCTAAGTTTCTTAAAGATATCTTAACTAATAAGAAAAAGATCGAGGAAGAAGAAACCGTTATGCTTACTGCCGAGTGTAGCTCGATACTTCAAAATAATATGCCTCCTAAGCTAAAAGACCCAGGAAGTTTTTCCATACCATGTGTCATTGGAAAACATGTCATAGATAGAGCACTATGCGATTTAGGAGCCAGTATAAGCTTAATGCCTATGCCCATATATGAAAAACTTAAGTTAGGAGAATTGAGACCAACTAAAATGTCAATACAATTCGCTGACCGTTCTGTCAAATACCCCCTAGGTATACTAGAAAACGTGCCAGTACGTATAGGTCAATTCTTTATCCCAACTGATTTTATAGTCATGGACATTAGGGAAGATTCCAATACACCCATAattttaggaaggccattctTAGCAACCGCTGGTGCCATAATAGATGTGAAAAAAGGAAAGCTCACATTTGAAGTAggtgaagaaaaagttgaatttatctTAACACAATTCATGAACGCATCGGCCATTGAAGATAGTTGCTATATGTTAGACGTCGTCAAAGAATGTGGAAAAGAGATGGAGAAAGATAAAACCAAAAATTCTGAAATTCTAAAAACTCTCATCCCTCCGACTCATAAAAATGGTAATGACGACCTAGCTAAATGTTTAAAGAAAAGCTCTTGCTATAGACTCGACATAGCTGAATCAAATGTCGATAACACACCCTTTAAACGAGCACCTCCCGACATACTAAAAGCCCACCCAGAAAGTAATATCTTCCAAAATAAAACATCTCCGTTTGcctccaagaaaaagaaaagaaaaaggaaaacacCTATGAGATGGTTTGACATGTTCAAATGGAGACCTAAGGATGTTGGGCATAATTTTAAGAATGTGAGTTTGGAAGAGGCACCATACTAA